TTCGTTCAACTGGCACAGCCTCTCGGCCATGGCGGGCATCACGATCTGGAACTTCTACTTCCGACTGTTCGCAGGCAGTATCAAAGCGCCGCAGATCATCGAGTTCCTGGAACATTTGCAGCGACACATTGGCGGCCGATTGACGATCATATGGGACGGACTTCCCGCCCATCGCAGCAAGCTGGTGCGCGAATTTGTCGCCGCACAGGGCGGGACGATTCAACTGGAGTTTCTGCCGGCGTATGCGCCAGAACTCAATCCGGTGGAATACATCTGGGGCTATTGCAAGCAACATGAACTTCCCAATCTTTGCCCGAAGGATTTCGCGCAGCTGAGTTGGGCTGCTCGCAAAGCCCTCGGTCGGATGCGTCGGCGCCCGACATTGGTGGAATCCTTCTGGAAGCAAGCCGAATTGTTTTGAATTAGTGTCACTATATTCTGCGAACTTCAATAATAATCACATGAATGTTTACACTTTGAACAAAATCTTCAAAATTCCAGTGCAAATCCGGTGTCCCATTATCTCGGTGAGGAAATCTTACTTGCCGCGATCCATCGGTCGCTCTCACGCCGATAATTCGTCCCGTTTTCCTGTCTGGCATTACACTCGTACTTCGCCCCTCCATAAAAAACGCGCAATGGGGTCGCCCATTAGGGCGCTGGGTCAACAAGTAAAAAGTTATCCGCCCCGCTTCTTTCGCGCGGGTTCTCCTGTGCCTCTGCACAAGCTTCGAAGTGACTGACCCGATCCTGTCTTTTCGTCTGCTGATTTCGAATCGCTCCGCAGAGGATTCGTTCAGTCACCCATCTGGTTCTAGCGACTTAGCCCGTTCGACTGTCGCCTAAACAAGTAACTCGCTGCCAGTAGTTTATGAAGTTTAGGAGCTCGTTTTCGAGGCTTACACGCGATTTTGAGGTGGATTTTTAGGCTGTAAGCGAACTGGCGGTTGGGTAGGTTTCCACACATGGCGCCAATCTGGAAGTGACGCGGTTTGGCTATAACGGCACCGGGGACCTGCTGACATTCCGCACGGACTCCGTGGAAGACAGACACTTCTTCCACGGACGGTTGAGGGATATGTGCTAAACGCTAGTCACGCGCTTCGCGCTGGATGTTTTCGCCTGCGTTCTCGGCGGCTCGTCCGACGTCGCGAGCGGCATCTTTTGTGGCATCTTCGACCTTCTCAGCCGCGCGTTCGGCCTCGTTGTCCGTGCGTTCGAGTTGGCGTTCGGCGTCGCGGCCGGTGCGCTCCAGGCGGTCTGCGGCGCTGTCACCGGCGTCCCGCACGCTTTCGGCAGCGTCCTCTGCAGCCCCGCGCGGTGTATCATGGTCGGTGTCGCATGCCGTCACAAAGAGGGCAAGTCCGGCACACACTCCGGCGATCATCGGCATTTTTCCGTTGAGGATATTCTTCATGCTTTTCATACCCTAAACGTCGTCCACAGCATCCCGCCCTCAAGGGCGGCGAATACCCCGGAAAACGGAATTTAACGACGCAACGGCAATGCGGGTTAAATCCGGCCGAGCAGTTCCTTCCAGCGTTTCCAGGCATCCTCCCGCGCCTTCTTGTTTGCTGCATTCGCATCCGCGGCTTCACCGCTTCTCATGAATCCGTGCCCTGCACCTTCATAAGTGACGGGCTCGAAGGTTTTTCCCGCCGCTTTCATGTCTTCAGCAGCCTTCGGAACGGCCGATGTGATGCGCGCGTCGTTCTCGCCATAGAAGCCGTAAACCGGCGCTTTGATGTTCGGCATTGCCGCAGTGGAAACAGCATCGCCGTAAAACACGAACGCTCCCTTGATCTGGCTGTTGGTGGCGAAGTTGAATGCCTGCCGGCCGCCCCAGCAGAAGCCAGCCACCACGACCTTTCCATTGCAGGCGGGCAAACTCGCGGCGTGCTTGATCGCGGCCTCGAGATCCGCGGCAATCTGCTCGGCAGGCAGGGCGCGGATTGCAGTGCGCGCGGCATCGCCGCCGCCCGCGCCTGGCGTGCCCGTCAGGAAATCGGGCGCGATCGCAATGTATCCCGCTTCCGCCAGTTGATCGGTCACCCCCCGGACCCAATCGGTCAGGCCGAATATTTCGTGGATCACGATCACGGCCGTTGCTTTTTCCTTCACCTCCGGAAATGCGATGAACGAACTGACTTCACGATCACCGTTCTTCACTTTGATCCACTCCAGGTGGCGCGGAGATTTGTCGAGGCGCTCCTTGGGAGTCACCTGGGCCCACAACGGCAGGACGGTCATCGCGATGGCGGTAAGCGTAAGAAGTGATTTCATAAGGATTGCGGACGCATGTGTTGGACCGGGTTTGAGTGGAACGGGGATGCAGACGCCGGACTGGGCGTGAGTGTTACAGGCAACGCTGAATCTATTGCGCCGTCCCAGCCCCGTGTGGACACCGCCGTCAGGCTGGCAAACCTGCGGCGCGTTATGCTGCGAAATGAGCGCTGCGGCTCAGATCACGGTTCCGTGCGGGACGATTCCGTTCTTGGGCACAATCACGACGCCATCGCGAATGTAATAAAGCGGGTGATCGGCATTCTCCGGCTTTCCCGACGGGGTGATCACGACGTTGTTCCCGATGCGCGCGTTCTTGTCGATGATCGCGTTCTCAACTCGCGTGTTCGTGCCGATGCCGATCCGCGGACGGCCCGCGGCTTCATTGGCATGGATCGATTCATGTGATTCATAATAATCACAACCGAGCAACACGACACGGTTCACCTCGGTTCCCGCGCCGACAATGCTGCGAACGCCCACGATGCTGTTGCTGATATGGGCGTGATTGAGAATGCAGCCGTCGGAAATCACCGCGTGATCAATGTGTGCGCCGTTGATTTTGGAGCCCGGCAGGAACCGCGGCCGCGTGAAGATCGGTGACGCCATGTCGAAGAAGTTGAACCGAGGCAATTCAGACGTAAGGTCGAGGTTCGCATCGAAGAACGAACGGATCGTCCCAATGTCCTCCCAATATCCCTGGAACACGTAGGAATAGACGCGCTGGGATTCAATCGCGCTCGGAATAATGTGCTTGCCGAAGTCGGCGAGCGTATTGTCCAGCAACTGCCTCACGACATCGCGTGTGAAAACATAAATGCCCATCGAGGCGAGGAATAATTCACGAGCGTCCTGGATTCCCAGCCGTTCATACCATTCCTGCGGCAGCCGCAAAGAATCCTGCAGCGCGGGATCCTTAGGCTTCTCGACGAACCGCGTGATGCGCAGGTCCTCGGCCATCTGCATGATGCCAAACGCCTGGGAATCGCGGCGCGAAACGGGAATCGTTGCGATTGTGATGTCCGCGCGGGTGTCGATGTGCTGCTGAATGATCGTGCGGTAATCCATTCGATACAACTGATCGCCGCTAAGAATCAGGAGGTATTCGAAGTCGTGGTTCAGGAAGTGGATCAGGTTTTTGCGCACGGCGTCGGCCGTTCCCTGGTACCACGAGGCGTCGGTATAGGTCTGTTCGGCTGCAAGGATTTCAACGAATCCGCCGGAGAAATGATCGAACTTGTAGGACTGGGCGATGTGCCGGTGCAGCGACGCTGAATTGAACTGCGTCAGCAGGTAAACGCGGCGCAGCCCGGAGTTGATGCAGTTGGAGATCGGCACATCCACGATTCGGTATTTGCCTGCGAGCGGCACCGCGGGCTTCGCGCGCTCCTTCGTCAAAGGGAAGAGTCGCGTCCCTTGTCCGCCGCCCATGACCACCGAAAGGACATTGCTCGTGTTCAGAGACTGCCGCCCGGTTTGTGACATAAGATGTGTTTCCTATTGGTGAACTTCCATTGGAGTTATACGCGCCGTTGAGAGGGCGGGCAAGCGGCAGTTTGCCGCGGACGTCGGGGAGTTCACCCGCTTGCCGAAGCCGCCGCATTGGCAGGGTCCGCGGCCGTCTCTTCCTAAAACCCGTTCGCCAGGCACGCCACGGCGGTTTGCCGATGTCCAGGCGCGATATCATTTCCGCTGCCTTCGCGTTCTGGGGTGCCTGACCAATATGTGGCAACACTTGAGCAACAGACGCGAAGCTTTAGTCCGCCCACATCCAGTATGAATTGCTACGATCAACAACTTGAAAAAGGCCGTGAGGCCGACGGTTTTATTGACGGGTCCTTAGGTGAGCAAAACGATGACAACATCCGCGCGTGCGGATTTCGGAGCGATGGTGCTGGACGCTGGCGCGGAGCCGGAGGTCGCAGCGTCGTGCTTCCATTGCGGCGAACCCTGCCAGGAATCCCGGTTCTCCACCGCGCAAAAAGCATTCTGCTGCCAGGGCTGCCGAGTCGTCCATGATCTCCTGTCCGAAAGCGGGCTGGATCAGTTCTATGCCCTCTCCCCAAAGCCCGGAATCCCCGTGCGCAGGCAGAAGGAGGTCCATCACTGGCGATTTTTGGATGAACCCGTCCTGCAGCAACAGTTGATGGATTTCGCGGATGGAAGCCGCAGCCGGGTCACGTTTCATGTCCCTTCGATCCACTGTGTGGCCTGCGTGTGGTTGCTCGAAAACCTGTTTCGCCTGAACGCTGGGATCGGTGAATCGCGGGTGAATTTCGCGCGCCGCGAGGTTGCCCTCACCTTTACGCCTGACCGAGTCAAATTGAGTGAGGTGGTCGCGTTGCTGGCTTCGATCGGCTATGAACCGTCGCTGACCTTTGGCGAACTCGAGAAGGCAGTGGTCAATCCGAGCCGAAGACAGCGGCATTGGCTGCAGATTGGGTTCGCGGGCTTCGCCTTCGGCAACATCATGCTGTTGAGCATTCCCCAGTATTTCGGGCTGGACAGCTTCAGCGGCCCAGCGTTCACCCGGCTGTTCGGCTGGCTGAGCCTTGTTCTCGCGTTTCCGGTCGTCACGTACAGCGCCCTCGATTTCTGGAAATCCGCGTGGCTGTCGCTGCGGCAGCGGGTCGCCACGCTCGATGTTCCCATCGCGCTGGGGTTGGTTGCGATATATGGGCAAAGCATTTTTGAAATCGCCAGCGGCACGGGCGAGGGCTACTGCGATTCGTTGTGCGGGCTGATCTTTTTCCTGCTTTGCGGCCGTGCGTTCCAGCAACGCACCCAGGAACGGATGGCGTTCGATCGAGATTACAAATCGTTCTTCCCGCTTTCGATCGTCCGCAAATCGCCGGGGCACGGTGACGATCAACGGGTCTCGCTGTCGCAGTTGCAAGTCGGCGATCGGATTGTGGTGCGGCATGGGGAAATCATTCCGGCTGATTCAACATTGGCTGCTGGCTCCGCGCTGATCGACTACAGCTTTGTCACAGGCGAATCTGAGCCCGTGGAAAAGGCGGCGGGCGACTATCTCTACGCCGGCGGACAGCAGGTGGGAGGCGCGATCGAAGTGCAAACTGTCAAAGCGGTGTCCCAGAGCTATCTGACATCGCTTTGGAATCACGAAGCGTTTCGCAAGACGAACAATGATCTCAACACGCTCGCGAACATCTTCAGCCGCCGTTTTATCTGGCTCGTGATCGGCGTCGCAATGGCGTCCCTCGCGTTCTGGGCAATACAGGGTGAAGCAGGGCGGGGGATCAAGGCTTTCACATCAGTTTTAATTGTCGCGTGTCCGTGCGCCCTGGCGCTCTCCGCGCCTTTTGCGCTCGGAACCGCGCAACGCTGGCTCGCGGGCGCCAATACGTTCGTCCGCAATGTCCACGTGCTGGAGAGAATGGCGCGCGTGGATGCCATCGTCTTCGATAAGACCGGAACCCTCACGTCCGCAGGCGCCCATGCGGTTCGCTTCGAAGGCGCTCCCCTGAGTTCCAGCGAGCAACAATGGATAT
The sequence above is a segment of the Verrucomicrobiia bacterium genome. Coding sequences within it:
- a CDS encoding IS630 family transposase — encoded protein: MFVDESGLSERPHRVRTWSPRGQTPVLQYSFNWHSLSAMAGITIWNFYFRLFAGSIKAPQIIEFLEHLQRHIGGRLTIIWDGLPAHRSKLVREFVAAQGGTIQLEFLPAYAPELNPVEYIWGYCKQHELPNLCPKDFAQLSWAARKALGRMRRRPTLVESFWKQAELF
- a CDS encoding dienelactone hydrolase family protein encodes the protein MKSLLTLTAIAMTVLPLWAQVTPKERLDKSPRHLEWIKVKNGDREVSSFIAFPEVKEKATAVIVIHEIFGLTDWVRGVTDQLAEAGYIAIAPDFLTGTPGAGGGDAARTAIRALPAEQIAADLEAAIKHAASLPACNGKVVVAGFCWGGRQAFNFATNSQIKGAFVFYGDAVSTAAMPNIKAPVYGFYGENDARITSAVPKAAEDMKAAGKTFEPVTYEGAGHGFMRSGEAADANAANKKAREDAWKRWKELLGRI
- a CDS encoding glucose-1-phosphate adenylyltransferase, whose product is MSQTGRQSLNTSNVLSVVMGGGQGTRLFPLTKERAKPAVPLAGKYRIVDVPISNCINSGLRRVYLLTQFNSASLHRHIAQSYKFDHFSGGFVEILAAEQTYTDASWYQGTADAVRKNLIHFLNHDFEYLLILSGDQLYRMDYRTIIQQHIDTRADITIATIPVSRRDSQAFGIMQMAEDLRITRFVEKPKDPALQDSLRLPQEWYERLGIQDARELFLASMGIYVFTRDVVRQLLDNTLADFGKHIIPSAIESQRVYSYVFQGYWEDIGTIRSFFDANLDLTSELPRFNFFDMASPIFTRPRFLPGSKINGAHIDHAVISDGCILNHAHISNSIVGVRSIVGAGTEVNRVVLLGCDYYESHESIHANEAAGRPRIGIGTNTRVENAIIDKNARIGNNVVITPSGKPENADHPLYYIRDGVVIVPKNGIVPHGTVI
- a CDS encoding heavy metal translocating P-type ATPase metal-binding domain-containing protein; protein product: MTTSARADFGAMVLDAGAEPEVAASCFHCGEPCQESRFSTAQKAFCCQGCRVVHDLLSESGLDQFYALSPKPGIPVRRQKEVHHWRFLDEPVLQQQLMDFADGSRSRVTFHVPSIHCVACVWLLENLFRLNAGIGESRVNFARREVALTFTPDRVKLSEVVALLASIGYEPSLTFGELEKAVVNPSRRQRHWLQIGFAGFAFGNIMLLSIPQYFGLDSFSGPAFTRLFGWLSLVLAFPVVTYSALDFWKSAWLSLRQRVATLDVPIALGLVAIYGQSIFEIASGTGEGYCDSLCGLIFFLLCGRAFQQRTQERMAFDRDYKSFFPLSIVRKSPGHGDDQRVSLSQLQVGDRIVVRHGEIIPADSTLAAGSALIDYSFVTGESEPVEKAAGDYLYAGGQQVGGAIEVQTVKAVSQSYLTSLWNHEAFRKTNNDLNTLANIFSRRFIWLVIGVAMASLAFWAIQGEAGRGIKAFTSVLIVACPCALALSAPFALGTAQRWLAGANTFVRNVHVLERMARVDAIVFDKTGTLTSAGAHAVRFEGAPLSSSEQQWICALAAQSSHPHSSRIHESFGAAMRIEPVSDFRETPGRGIEGIVAGHRLVAGSASWFRSQGIPLDARAVRHPSSNSGGIVHIGIDGRHRGCFQLGSELRADAGALIRTLGEGYEIALLSGDNERERERFASLFGSGARLHFNQTPLDKLGFIRRLQQAGKTVMMVGDGLNDAGALKQSDVGVAVVEKVGAFSPASDVILDARQVPQLHRLIQFSRRATRVVRFGFAISSAYNVIGIGIAAAGLLAPIVCAVLMPISSFTVVLFACGMTSWAARRSLLSSANSPSPSHLLSSKTQR